The stretch of DNA CAGCTGAGTGGGTTGCTGACTCGAGTGCAGCGCGGGCAGGCCGAGTCGCGGGACAACCTGGCACGCGCCGGCAAGTCGATCACGCGCAATATCGCCGAGGGCGCAGGCAAATGGACCGTGAAGGACAAGATCCACTTCTACCACATCGCCCGCGCGTCAGCCACGGAATGTGCGGCCGGCCTCGACGAGCTGCTCGACTATGGCCTTGCCTCGCCCGAGCAGATCGAACCCCTCAAGACCACGCTCGGCCGCATCGTCGCAATGCTGATCGCCATGATACGCTCCCTGGAATCCCGAAAGGAACGGACCATGGACCGCGCCCCGACCCCGTCCCCGCGCGACCCCGGCAACGGCCAGATGCAACCATGAGTCACCGCCGCCGCCCGCCGCCCGCCGTCCGCCCTCGATCGCCGCGCCCATCCATCAGCCCCGCCACCCACGTGTGCGCGTGCGCGTGCGTGTGCGAGACTCGCGACCCCAACGACCTGTAAACAGAACAAACCCGCCATCGAGCCCCGCCACCACCAGGTGCCGGAACCCGAAACCCGGGACCCGTGACCCGTGACCCTACGCCACCGCCACCGCCTCCAGCGCCGCCCGTCTCCCGTTCTCCGCCCCCGACAGCCCCACGATCCGCGCCTTGCCCACGACGTCCCGCATCACGCCCCGCGCGTCCAGCACGACCCGCGCGTGCTGCGCGACATACTCGTAGTCCACCGCGCTGTGGTCCGTGACCACGACCACGCAGTCGGCCGTGACCAGCGTCGGCGCGTCGAGTGGCTGGCTCTCCATCGGCAGGTCGCGCAGCGCAGTGTGCCCGTCGTCGCGGATCACCGGGCAGTGCGGGTCGTGGAACGAGACCCGCGCGCCCCGCTCCTGCAGCAGGCGCATGATCTCGAATGCCGGGCTCTCGCGCAGGTCGTCGATGTCCTTCTTGTATGCGACGCCGAGCACGAGCACCCTGCTGCCGCGCAGCGAGCGGCTCTGCTCGTTCAGCGCGTCCTGCACCTTGCGCACGACGAACGCGGGCATCTCCGCATTGACCTCACTGCTCAGGTCGATC from Longimicrobiales bacterium encodes:
- a CDS encoding four helix bundle protein; protein product: MEYRFDHERLEVYRVAREFNGQLSGLLTRVQRGQAESRDNLARAGKSITRNIAEGAGKWTVKDKIHFYHIARASATECAAGLDELLDYGLASPEQIEPLKTTLGRIVAMLIAMIRSLESRKERTMDRAPTPSPRDPGNGQMQP